TGCGCTTGTTTCAAAGGCGCTACTTCACGTTCAGAATCCATTTTGTCGCGCATAGCGATTTCCTCCTGTAACTCAACTAAAGGCGTCAGGATGTCGCGTTTTTTATTTTCTTCGAATCTACGTCTTGCTCGTTCTTCAACGGTTGCTGACATAAAGACTTTAAGCGCTGCGCCTGGTAAAACATGCGTGCCGATATCGCGGCCATCCATAACGACGCCACGGTCTTCTGCCAGTTTTTGCTGAAGTTCGACCATACGCTTTCTTACCAGTTCGTGGGCAGCCATTTCTGATACTGCCTTTGTGACATTTTGTGAACGAATCTCCTCTGAGACATCTTTTCCATCGAGCAAGACTTTCTGGCCGCCTTCGACAGGGATTAAATCGATTTCAGTCTCAACAAGTAAAGCCCCCGCTTCTTCATTGCTTCCCAAATTGATTTCTTCATTCAATGCTTTTAACGTAATTGCACGGTACATTGCCCCCGTATCGATATAAATATACCCTAATTTTTCTGCCACTATTTTAGCGATCGTGCTTTTACCAGCAGCAGCTGGCCCGTCGATCGCAATTTGGATAGCTTTCGTCAAAACTGTCACCCCATCTTAAGTAATAATTTCATTTTATCACAATCTGCTTGATGTTTCGGGCAAAATCAAAGTGCATGGGGAATAGTTTCATAACGACCTGGACGCAAAAAGAAAAAGCCCTATGGCAGCGGGCTTTCGGTTCGATCAATCCGGTGGGTTGTTATGGTAATGGCTGACTGATAATTGGTGGGCTTGCCGAACTTTCCGTAAACCGAACCACCATAAAAACAACATGAAAGGCACAGCCCCATATAGCAAATTATCATAGGCGTAAAGCGATGCGTTGTAAGCCATATGTAAAAGCGATGCGGCAAATAATGCCGACGCCAACCGCCATTTGCTTTCTCTTTTCCCAGTAAATTTGGCTCTGCCAAAATAAAATCCCATGACAACGCCGAACAATGCATGGCTCGACACCGGCAAGAATGCGCGTAGAAAAGCGGTTCCAAGCCCGAACTCAAGCAAATATAAAATATTTTCTACGGTAGCAAAGCCAAGCGATAAACTTGCACCGTACAAAATCCCATCATAAGGGTCCTCAAAATCGATATGGCGAAATACCGCTGCTAGCAGAACGATCCACTTGAAGAACTCCTCCAGCAAACTCGAAAATAAGACGGATTTCACAAACGTGTTTTGAAACACATGCTCGGCTTCGAATACATACTGGACAAAAAGAATCGGGAATGTCAAAAGCGCGCCGTATAAAAAGCAGTGAAAAATTAGCCTTGACGGTTCCCCGGCAAATTGGTCCCGCAAATAAAAATAACTAAACAATGCGAGCCCAGGTGCAATAGCTACCGTCAACAGCTCTAACATAGACGCGCCTCCCTCCATTACCCGCGATAGTTAAATTTCAAATGCTCCCTTGTCTATGGCTTTATCTCCCGACAGCAAGATTGCCAATTTGATGCGCGCTTTTTTGCTATCGTAATCACTGCCCAAGATGACACCGCGCGTCAGCAAATCGTGTGCGCTTCCTGGGTAGCTGTATGCAGGATAGGCATTGCCTTCTTCAGCGCTCGTCGTGACTATGACAGGAATCCCGGAATCCACGGCACGCTGGACTGAGCTCACCATGTGCGGGGAAATTTGCCCGCGTCCAGCTGCTTCTAAGATGATGCCTTTTGTGCCATTCTCAGAAAGCATATCGATGATTGAACCTTCCTGGCCGGAATAACACTTGATGATATCCACGCGCGGCATGCCACCCGGCACATGATGCACTTCACGCATGACCGATCTTTGATAGATGCGGACTTTATCATTATCGATGATTCCTAAATAACCGTGGCCAAATGAATCAAAGCCCTGCAAATTACTGGCATGTACTTTTTTTACGTATTTCGCGCTGTAAATTCGTTCATTGAAGACGACAACCGTTCCTACACCTTTAATGACAGGATCAACGGCAACATAAATTGAGTTGCGCAAATTGGAATAAACATCCGTCCCAACTGCTTCTGGCGCACGCTGACTGCCTGTGACCACGACTGTGCGTTCATCCCCTACTGTCAGATCCAGAAAATAAGCCGTTTCTTCTAAGGTATCGGTACCGTGCGTAACGACTACCCCTTCCACTTCAGGGTCTTTTAACTCAGTCAAAATCGCTTCTTTGACGATATTCATTTCAGTCAAGCCGATATGCATGCTTGGCAATTGAAAGACATCGATGACTTTCACTTCGATCTCCGGCGGTAATTGGCAAAGCTCTGCCAAATCTTTTCCTGAAATGGCGCCTGATTTTAGCAAGCCGTCATCAGATATGGCTTTGCTGGCAATAGTGCCTCCGGTCGTAATTAACGATACTTTCTTTTTCATAATGCACCTCTTTTGATAGTCTAATCTATTGAATTTTTCAGCGCTTCTTTTTTGGCGATTGCCGTTGCAATTTGACCGCCATGGAAACGACCATTTTCGATGAAGATCTCATTCGCATTATTGCCTGCTGCGATGACCCCTGCGATAAACAAATCTTCGACATTGGTCTCCATCGTTTCTTCATCGAACGCCGGTCTGCCGCTCGCTGCATCAATATCGATCCCCATCTGTTCGAGAAAGCTGTGATCCGGATGATACCCGATCATCGCGAAGACAAAATCATTCGCGTAGGTTTCCTTCGTATCGTTTACCGTCAATTCCACTTCGTCTTCTCGAATTTCGTCGACGATGGAATCGAACAGCATGGTAATTTCGCCTTGGCGCACGAGCCCGTCGAATTCTGGCAAAATCCACGGCTTGATACTTTTCGAATAACTTGTCCCGTGATAAGACACCGTTACCCTGCTGCCAGCTTTATGCAATTCGAGCGCGGCATCAATCGCGGAATTCTTCCCTCCGATCACCAACACGTCGCGATCGAAATACGGATGTCCTTCCTTAAAGTAATGCATGACTTTCGGCAAGTCCGCTCCTGGCACCAACAGCTTATTCGGGTGGTCATAATAACCAGTGGCCACGATTACGTATTTTGCTTGGTAATGGTTTTTTGTCGTTTTTACGAAAAAGCCGTCCTTTTGCTCGATCGATAGCGCAGTTTCGAATGCTCGCACATCCAGTTTATGGCGTTTCACCACTTCTCGGTAATAAACCAGCGCTTGGTTGCGCTTTGGCTTGCGGTCTTCTGTAATGAACGGCACATCGCCAATCGCCAATTTCTCACTGCTGCTAAAAAATGTTTGATGCGTTGGGTAACGATAGATGGCGTTAACGATATTGCCTTTTTCGAGAATGACGGGGTGCAGGCCCATTCTCTGTATTTCAATGGCGGCCGATAACCCACATGGCCCGCCTCCTACGATAATGACATCTGCATGTTCCATTTCATCCACTCCTGTAATAATGTCCTTCTCCATCTTATCTGATTGAAGAGCTTTGCGCCAAATGCTGGACGCCCGGCGAGGGGTGTATTTCAAGTATATGGTATTGTGCTTTGGCACCGAGTCTCAGCGGTATAGACGTCGTGCCGAACCCGTTGCTGATGAGTTCTGTGATGCCGCTTGTACTCGTCAACGAACCGTGGTCGAAAACCCCGAAAGGCCCAAATCTGATTTGCCCGCCATGGGTATGCCCCGCCATCAATAAGCTGACGGGATAATGTTGTTTTACATGCTTGAAGACAAAAGGCGTATGGGAAACGAAGATGACGGAATCGCCTTTTGAGACATTGCAAAAAGCATCTTCTACACTGTGCTCTCGAAAAGCAAAATAGTCGATTCCTGTCAATTTTAATTCAGCATTCCCGAATAGTTCAACAGATTCATCATCTAGAATGACGGTACCTTGTTCTTCGAGCAACTCCCTTAATCGCTCTTCTCCAATTTCCCGGTCGTTGTTTCCAAATACATAATACACCGGGGCAAGCTGTCTCAGAACTTGCAAATTTTCGCGAAGTCGTTGTTCCGGAACCCCACGCTCGACAAAATCTCCACCAATGACGACTATATCGACTTTATCATTGAACATGTCAGAGCGAAGTTTGCGCCGGTGGACATCGGAGATAAACATCAGCTTAAAAGGTGAAAACACAGCATTTCCAGACAATTGAACGACCGCAGTTTCTCGTTTTTGACTATGGGCAGAGCGGAACATCCACGCTAATAATGACAAGCCAGCTAAACCGATCCGTAATATCCATTTCATTGCGTACATCCTTTCCAAAGCAACAAAAAAACATAAGCTGCGCTTATGTTTTCCTGTTCAAGCCGCTATTCAATCTTCTGTAATATCTAGAATGCGGAAACCGGATTTTTCCAAATCCTTCGTAAATTTTTCTATATTGTTCTTTTTCTTGACTTTGAGAACAATGCGGCGCACCATTTTATCGGTTTCATCGAAAGTAACCAATGAAACAACAGATTCTTTATGTTTTTCAATGATTTCACCAAGTCGACCGATGCGGCCTTCTGATTCAACCGATGTGACAGTGATGCGAACTCCTGATTTTTGCATCCCAAATGCGCTTTGCAATTGGTTGACGACATCGAATCGGGTGACGATTCCGAGGAATTTCCCTTCGTCGACGACTGCGATGATTGGGAAATCACGCAATTCGACTAAAGCTTTTTCATACACATCATCAATATTCAAAAACACATCTTGGTTGACCATAATATCTTTTACTTTTGTCGAACGAATAAATTCGTCTTTCGGGCTATCGGAGTAAAAGAAAGCGCGATATGCATGATACCAAGTGAAGATTCCTTTAAATTGGTCGCCATCGACGACTGGCAATGCATCTATGGAATGGCGCTCCAATAGCTCGAGCCCTCTTTCCATCGCATCTTCCGGATGTACTGTAAAACATCTTTCCTTTTTAACTAATGCACTTTTGACAAACATCAGCTCACCTCTTTCTAGTTTCTATCTATCTGTTCCCCTGTAGGAGAAATCTAATCTTGCTTTAAGGCAAAATTAATGTTTGTCCCGGGCTAATGGCGTTAGAGGCTAATCCGTTCGCCTGTTTGATCTTTTCAACTGCCGCGGCTGCACCGCTTGCGCCGTAATTGTTCACTGCAATTCGGTAAAGTGTTTCACTCGATTGCACAGTCACCGTCTTGCCGCCGGCAGTAGGTGTTTCTTCTGGCTCTTGTGCACGCTGCTCAGCTTCAGCTTTCGCTTTCGCATCTGCTTCTTCCCGTGCTTTTTGTTCTGCTGCTGCTGTTTCTTGCGCTTTTTTCTCAGCTTGTTCTTTCGCTGCTGCTTGCTCTTTCTCTTTCGCGTCTGCAGCCGCTTCTTCTTCTCGCTCTCGAGCTTTTTCTTTCAGTGCTTTTTGTTCTGCTGCTTCTTTAGCTTTAGCACTTTTTGTCTCTTGTTGTTTTTCATCTTCCTGTTCGTCATCTGCAGCCGCAAGTACGGTGCTGTCGGAAGGCGGTTGGGAATTCAATTCAAAGCTGACTTCATTTTCATTTGTTTTGGCAGTTAGCGTGTCATCCGGCTCATAGTAAAACGCAACATAGATCAACAAAGTAACCGGAATCAAGATAAAGATGAAAAACAAGGAAGGCAATAATAAGCCCCTGCTTTTCGGCTTAGGCATCTGGCGTGCGCGCCTCGTCAATTCTGCCATTCGTTCCTGTGACAATTCCTGGCGATTCTTTTCCATTGATTCATGATAATTATCGTTTCCCATTTCACGACTACCCCTATCTGTACTAATATATCTATTATGACGAAAAAAGACTTATTTGTAAATAATAGAAATAGAGATTTTCATATAGGCAAAAGGACCTCCAAGCGTTCTTTCCACCCACCTTGCGATGGTGCTTCCGAACGACTTTGCCTGGCTTTAAAAAGACGATGATCAATCCCATGAAAACTACAGCAGTTTGGCGGCACAGTGGGATTTTCTTGGTCAAAGCTCGTACTTAGATATCGGCGAATGCAACCGCTCGAATGAACCAGACCACGGACAGAAGCTGCCTGCCGTTGCTTTTCTTCTTTCAACTGCTCAATCTGGTTCAAAGTGCCTTCAAGTGGAAGGCGCTCGCGCCAATAAGAGATGATACGATATGCCGTTTCTCTTATCATTCCCTGGTTGACCAGCTGTTTTGCTTCTTCTTTGCGTTGATATATCAATTCGATTTCATGCCGTTCCGGCAACTCGTCCATGATTAAACTTTCTACCAGTCGTTCATCACCTGCAGCGTAAAGTAAAGTCGCAAGTGAAGGCAAATTGTCCCGCCCCGCTCGACCAACTTCCTGTACATAGCCTTCTATAGAAGAAGGCAGTTGAAAATGGATAACGTGACGGATATCAGGAATATGAACACCCATACCGAATGCATTGGTGGCGCATACCCATTCCAGTTCCTTATTCGCAAACTGCTGCTGGACGAAAATACGGTCTTGTTGTTCCATGCCTCCGTGATAAAATGCTGCCCTGATTCCAAGCGCTAGCAGTTTCCCCGCCAGTTCCTGGGATTTCCTCCTTGTACCAGCATAGATGATTCCCGGTCCCCCGTATGCAGCCACTATTTCAAGGAATGCTTTTAGCTTGTCACTGTCATTTTCAAATTTGTGGATATCGTAACTAATGTTTTGACGGTCCATCGGATGCGCATAGATGAATGGGTTGCTTAATTTCAAGTACTGCTTGATTTCATGGGTCACTTTGTCGGTCGCTGTAGCGGTTAGTGCCAGAGTTTGAGGATTGCCAAGTTTGGGCAATACTTCGGCAATGCGCAGGTAGTCCGGACGGAAATCAAACCCCCATTGAGAGATGCAATGCGCTTCATCCGCAACGAGCAAAGAGATGCCTAGTGCTTTCAATTTATCAAGCACAAAAGGCTGCACAAGCATTTCAGGCGCGACGAAGATAAATTTGTAATTGCTGAGTGTATTCCAAACCTTTTCACGATCTTCCGCTTTCATAAAGGAATTGATAGCGACAACCGATTTTTCCCCCATTTTCTTTAATTGGGCTACTTGGTCTTGCATAAGCGATAACAGCGGCGAGACGATGACGATAGCTCCTGGCAGCACTTTTCCGGGCAATTGATAACATAGGGATTTGCCCATTCCAGTCGGCAACAGCGCCAAAACATCGCGTCCAGACAACACTTGTTCAATCACTTGTTTTTGGCCAGGGCGGAACTCTGTATAGCCATATGCCTCATATAGCAATTTTTCAAGATTCATATAGCTTCTCCTCTCACTGCCAATGCAAGGCGGATTTGGAAATAACTCGCGTCCGGCAAGCGCTCTTTAATATCCCGCAGGCGCATTGTCTTCATTTCTTTGCTGATTCGACGG
This is a stretch of genomic DNA from Planococcus maritimus. It encodes these proteins:
- the cmk gene encoding (d)CMP kinase — protein: MTKAIQIAIDGPAAAGKSTIAKIVAEKLGYIYIDTGAMYRAITLKALNEEINLGSNEEAGALLVETEIDLIPVEGGQKVLLDGKDVSEEIRSQNVTKAVSEMAAHELVRKRMVELQQKLAEDRGVVMDGRDIGTHVLPGAALKVFMSATVEERARRRFEENKKRDILTPLVELQEEIAMRDKMDSEREVAPLKQAQDAVFLDTTPLTIAEAAQAILKLAQERLMAS
- the prsW gene encoding glutamic-type intramembrane protease PrsW — its product is MLELLTVAIAPGLALFSYFYLRDQFAGEPSRLIFHCFLYGALLTFPILFVQYVFEAEHVFQNTFVKSVLFSSLLEEFFKWIVLLAAVFRHIDFEDPYDGILYGASLSLGFATVENILYLLEFGLGTAFLRAFLPVSSHALFGVVMGFYFGRAKFTGKRESKWRLASALFAASLLHMAYNASLYAYDNLLYGAVPFMLFLWWFGLRKVRQAHQLSVSHYHNNPPD
- a CDS encoding asparaginase, which produces MKKKVSLITTGGTIASKAISDDGLLKSGAISGKDLAELCQLPPEIEVKVIDVFQLPSMHIGLTEMNIVKEAILTELKDPEVEGVVVTHGTDTLEETAYFLDLTVGDERTVVVTGSQRAPEAVGTDVYSNLRNSIYVAVDPVIKGVGTVVVFNERIYSAKYVKKVHASNLQGFDSFGHGYLGIIDNDKVRIYQRSVMREVHHVPGGMPRVDIIKCYSGQEGSIIDMLSENGTKGIILEAAGRGQISPHMVSSVQRAVDSGIPVIVTTSAEEGNAYPAYSYPGSAHDLLTRGVILGSDYDSKKARIKLAILLSGDKAIDKGAFEI
- a CDS encoding YpdA family putative bacillithiol disulfide reductase; the encoded protein is MEHADVIIVGGGPCGLSAAIEIQRMGLHPVILEKGNIVNAIYRYPTHQTFFSSSEKLAIGDVPFITEDRKPKRNQALVYYREVVKRHKLDVRAFETALSIEQKDGFFVKTTKNHYQAKYVIVATGYYDHPNKLLVPGADLPKVMHYFKEGHPYFDRDVLVIGGKNSAIDAALELHKAGSRVTVSYHGTSYSKSIKPWILPEFDGLVRQGEITMLFDSIVDEIREDEVELTVNDTKETYANDFVFAMIGYHPDHSFLEQMGIDIDAASGRPAFDEETMETNVEDLFIAGVIAAGNNANEIFIENGRFHGGQIATAIAKKEALKNSID
- a CDS encoding metallophosphoesterase, yielding MKWILRIGLAGLSLLAWMFRSAHSQKRETAVVQLSGNAVFSPFKLMFISDVHRRKLRSDMFNDKVDIVVIGGDFVERGVPEQRLRENLQVLRQLAPVYYVFGNNDREIGEERLRELLEEQGTVILDDESVELFGNAELKLTGIDYFAFREHSVEDAFCNVSKGDSVIFVSHTPFVFKHVKQHYPVSLLMAGHTHGGQIRFGPFGVFDHGSLTSTSGITELISNGFGTTSIPLRLGAKAQYHILEIHPSPGVQHLAQSSSIR
- a CDS encoding HPP family protein, which produces MFVKSALVKKERCFTVHPEDAMERGLELLERHSIDALPVVDGDQFKGIFTWYHAYRAFFYSDSPKDEFIRSTKVKDIMVNQDVFLNIDDVYEKALVELRDFPIIAVVDEGKFLGIVTRFDVVNQLQSAFGMQKSGVRITVTSVESEGRIGRLGEIIEKHKESVVSLVTFDETDKMVRRIVLKVKKKNNIEKFTKDLEKSGFRILDITED
- a CDS encoding LysM peptidoglycan-binding domain-containing protein is translated as MGNDNYHESMEKNRQELSQERMAELTRRARQMPKPKSRGLLLPSLFFIFILIPVTLLIYVAFYYEPDDTLTAKTNENEVSFELNSQPPSDSTVLAAADDEQEDEKQQETKSAKAKEAAEQKALKEKAREREEEAAADAKEKEQAAAKEQAEKKAQETAAAEQKAREEADAKAKAEAEQRAQEPEETPTAGGKTVTVQSSETLYRIAVNNYGASGAAAAVEKIKQANGLASNAISPGQTLILP
- a CDS encoding RecQ family ATP-dependent DNA helicase — translated: MNLEKLLYEAYGYTEFRPGQKQVIEQVLSGRDVLALLPTGMGKSLCYQLPGKVLPGAIVIVSPLLSLMQDQVAQLKKMGEKSVVAINSFMKAEDREKVWNTLSNYKFIFVAPEMLVQPFVLDKLKALGISLLVADEAHCISQWGFDFRPDYLRIAEVLPKLGNPQTLALTATATDKVTHEIKQYLKLSNPFIYAHPMDRQNISYDIHKFENDSDKLKAFLEIVAAYGGPGIIYAGTRRKSQELAGKLLALGIRAAFYHGGMEQQDRIFVQQQFANKELEWVCATNAFGMGVHIPDIRHVIHFQLPSSIEGYVQEVGRAGRDNLPSLATLLYAAGDERLVESLIMDELPERHEIELIYQRKEEAKQLVNQGMIRETAYRIISYWRERLPLEGTLNQIEQLKEEKQRQAASVRGLVHSSGCIRRYLSTSFDQENPTVPPNCCSFHGIDHRLFKARQSRSEAPSQGGWKERLEVLLPI